The following coding sequences are from one Pararge aegeria chromosome 13, ilParAegt1.1, whole genome shotgun sequence window:
- the LOC120628558 gene encoding transforming growth factor beta-1-induced transcript 1 protein codes for MSTKDGGPVICNSCNAAISGRIVTALNKKWHPEHFTCNTCRKPIDGAKFHQHDGGVHCVPCYSEHHSPRCHGCGDPITDRVIQALGASWHAHHFVCGGCRKELGGGGFMEQAGRPYCSSCYADKFASRCAGCGTPIVDKAIIALDAKWHRECFTCTKCRNPVTDSTFSVLDNKPLCGKCA; via the exons tcCACGAAAGACGGAGGCCCTGTGATCTGCAACAGCTGCAATGCAGCTATCAGCGGCAGA ATAGTGACAGCGCTCAACAAGAAGTGGCACCCCGAGCACTTCACGTGCAACACGTGCCGGAAGCCGATCGACGGCGCCAAGTTCCACCAGCACGACGGCGGCGTGCACTGCGTGCCCTGCTACTCCGAGCACCACAGCCCGCGCTGCCATGGCTGCGGGGACCCCATCACTGAC CGCGTGATCCAGGCCCTGGGCGCGTCGTGGCACGCGCACCACTTCGTGTGCGGCGGCTGCCGGAAGGAATTGGGCGGAGGAGGCTTTATGGAACAG GCGGGGCGGCCGTACTGCTCGTCGTGCTACGCGGACAAGTTCGCGTCGCGCTGCGCGGGCTGCGGCACCCCCATCGTGGACAAGGCCATCATCGCGCTGGACGCCAAGTGGCATCGCGAGTGCTTCACCTGCACC AAATGCAGAAATCCCGTCACGGATTCCACATTCTCGGTTCTGGACAACAAACCATTGTGCGGAAAATGCgcataa